One Vibrio gazogenes genomic region harbors:
- a CDS encoding Fic/DOC family protein, whose protein sequence is MSRYDVDIEETQYQPGSGNSVLLNKLGIVDAEEMNEVETYLLVKLYEKLFSNTVIDDEFSFQTIMSWHRQWLGNVYSWAGKIRNVRMWKDDFEFTVPRQIGPMIDDFESKYLSQIQYVDKMTTEELIAFIAESHVEFILIHPFREGNGRISRLLIDYMSQEAGYGLLDYSLWDQNKDFYIASIQAGLSGDYQYTARLVKGVLASEC, encoded by the coding sequence ATGTCAAGATATGATGTCGATATTGAAGAAACGCAATATCAGCCGGGGTCTGGAAACTCAGTTCTTTTAAACAAGCTGGGAATTGTAGATGCTGAGGAGATGAATGAAGTTGAGACCTATCTTCTCGTTAAACTATACGAAAAACTATTCTCAAACACAGTGATTGATGATGAATTCAGTTTCCAAACTATCATGAGTTGGCATCGACAATGGCTTGGTAATGTGTACTCTTGGGCTGGAAAAATCAGAAATGTTAGGATGTGGAAGGATGACTTCGAGTTTACGGTACCACGCCAAATTGGCCCAATGATTGATGATTTTGAGTCAAAATATCTATCGCAAATACAATATGTTGATAAAATGACGACAGAAGAACTCATTGCATTTATTGCGGAAAGTCACGTCGAATTTATCCTGATTCACCCCTTCAGAGAAGGTAATGGTAGAATTAGCCGATTGCTTATCGATTATATGAGTCAAGAAGCAGGATATGGACTCCTTGACTACAGCTTATGGGATCAAAATAAAGACTTCTATATCGCTTCTATACAGGCAGGATTGAGTGGCGATTACCAATATACAGCAAGGTTAGTCAAAGGAGTTTTAGCCAGCGAGTGTTAA
- a CDS encoding GNAT family N-acetyltransferase produces MIREITKSEFESFWPTFSSVIQAQETYAFDPNMTLEEAFVLWYEIPLQAYAFIENDVVLGTYYIKPNALGPSRHICNCGYMVSGAARGKGIARQMCEHSQQKALELGFNAMQFNSVVSTNEIAVRLWQKLGFTIIGTIPKAYQHAQLGFVDSYIMYKWLRT; encoded by the coding sequence ATGATCAGGGAAATCACAAAATCGGAGTTTGAGTCGTTTTGGCCAACATTTTCTTCGGTAATTCAGGCTCAAGAAACTTACGCATTCGATCCGAATATGACGTTAGAAGAAGCATTCGTGCTCTGGTATGAAATACCTTTGCAAGCCTATGCTTTCATTGAAAACGATGTTGTGCTGGGGACTTATTACATCAAGCCGAATGCACTAGGGCCGAGTCGTCACATTTGTAACTGCGGTTATATGGTCTCAGGTGCAGCCAGAGGTAAAGGGATTGCGCGTCAAATGTGTGAACATTCACAACAGAAAGCGCTTGAACTTGGCTTTAACGCCATGCAGTTCAACAGTGTCGTGTCAACCAATGAAATCGCCGTCAGGCTATGGCAGAAGCTCGGTTTTACGATCATAGGAACCATTCCGAAAGCCTATCAGCACGCTCAATTAGGATTTGTTGATAGCTACATCATGTACAAATGGCTGCGGACATAA
- a CDS encoding Lon protease family protein, which produces MAIERLQTHQLYHVAKLENLSSKSTKDLPPIDEIVGQERAQKAVEFAMSIKEKGYNIYAIGRNGLGKRTMVLRYLNRHQHDPDALFDWCYVADFTESRTPKVLKLPLGLGNQLRQDIEKLLEKLVGAIPLAFDNELYIGRAEQLKNQLAAKQQTELEQITNDAKEKGVSLIITQQGDYQFIAMNGDEMHTESTFEALTKEEQTYFGDTIDELEVKLRNMVRQLSEWEESYNEKIKKLNDEVTGEVLNHLIKKLRKDYSGHPEIKTHLANLRKDIIDNVDIFLEESGEQGEIAAAALDKKLPRRYKVNVLVSHPKDCFPIVVEENPNYHSLFGYIENATYKGTVFTDFSLIRSGSLHRANGGVLLMDAIKVLERPYVWDGLKRALRSRQISMTSLEREVTLSGAISLDPEPIPLNVKIILFGDYRTYQLLTNYDPEFGELFRVTADFEDEMPRNADSELQYARFISSFVHDNNLLHCDRKAMGRIIEHSSRIAGDQNKLSLHSAHIANLLRESNYVAKQANSNMIRQGHVDAALHNQELRVNRIQHNVMEGFLNGTTLMQTEGHAIGQVNALSVLSTTDHMFGVPNRITATTCYGEGDIIDIERSVDLGGSIHSKGVMILTAYLHSVLGQNAKLPLTTTLTFEQSYGGVDGDSASMAEFCAILSAFSKQPNRQDIAITGSMNQFGESQPIGGVNEKIEGFFDVCTIKGRRPQQGVIIPRSNVHNLMLRNDIVNAIEKQEFHIWAIDHVTEAIEIFTGKPAGTATEDGSYPINSIFGIAQAKLNAMRK; this is translated from the coding sequence ATGGCAATCGAACGACTACAAACACATCAGCTTTATCATGTTGCCAAGCTGGAAAATCTGTCCAGTAAGTCCACAAAAGATTTACCCCCTATAGATGAGATCGTCGGGCAAGAACGGGCACAAAAAGCAGTTGAATTCGCCATGTCGATCAAAGAAAAAGGATACAATATTTACGCCATCGGCAGAAACGGACTCGGTAAACGAACGATGGTTCTACGCTATCTTAATCGTCATCAACACGACCCTGATGCCCTGTTTGATTGGTGCTACGTGGCAGATTTTACCGAAAGTCGTACCCCGAAAGTTTTAAAACTGCCACTCGGGCTTGGCAATCAGTTGCGTCAGGATATCGAGAAGTTGCTCGAAAAACTGGTGGGCGCGATTCCTCTGGCATTCGATAACGAGTTGTATATCGGCCGGGCAGAACAGCTCAAAAATCAGCTCGCCGCCAAGCAGCAAACCGAGTTAGAGCAAATTACCAACGATGCGAAAGAAAAAGGCGTCAGCCTGATAATCACTCAACAAGGTGATTATCAGTTTATCGCCATGAATGGCGATGAGATGCATACCGAATCCACATTTGAGGCATTGACGAAAGAGGAACAGACTTATTTCGGAGATACCATTGACGAACTGGAAGTCAAACTGCGAAATATGGTTCGCCAACTCTCTGAGTGGGAAGAAAGCTACAACGAAAAAATTAAAAAGCTCAATGATGAAGTCACAGGCGAAGTGCTCAATCACCTTATCAAAAAACTCAGAAAGGATTATTCCGGTCACCCGGAAATCAAAACCCATCTTGCAAATCTGCGCAAAGATATTATCGACAATGTCGATATCTTTCTGGAAGAAAGTGGCGAACAAGGTGAGATCGCGGCAGCCGCGTTGGACAAGAAATTACCGCGTCGCTACAAAGTCAATGTGTTGGTCAGCCACCCGAAAGACTGCTTTCCAATCGTAGTTGAAGAGAATCCGAATTATCACTCGCTGTTCGGCTATATCGAAAACGCCACCTACAAAGGGACCGTATTCACCGATTTTTCACTGATTCGCTCAGGGAGTTTACACCGTGCCAATGGCGGGGTTCTGCTCATGGATGCGATTAAGGTGTTGGAGCGACCCTACGTCTGGGACGGTCTGAAACGCGCCCTGCGTTCACGTCAGATCAGCATGACATCGCTGGAGAGAGAAGTAACGTTAAGTGGTGCAATCTCGCTGGATCCCGAACCCATTCCACTGAATGTGAAAATCATTCTGTTCGGGGATTACCGGACTTACCAACTACTGACGAATTATGATCCTGAGTTCGGTGAACTCTTCCGAGTCACCGCTGATTTTGAGGATGAAATGCCTCGCAACGCAGACTCAGAACTACAATATGCACGATTTATCTCCAGCTTCGTGCACGACAACAACTTACTCCATTGTGATCGCAAAGCGATGGGGCGCATCATTGAACACAGCTCCCGCATCGCCGGAGATCAAAATAAACTGTCACTACACTCAGCACATATCGCGAATCTACTTCGCGAATCAAACTATGTGGCCAAGCAAGCCAACTCGAATATGATTCGTCAGGGGCATGTTGATGCAGCACTGCACAATCAGGAACTACGGGTTAATCGTATCCAGCATAATGTGATGGAAGGATTTCTCAACGGCACCACGTTGATGCAGACGGAAGGACATGCGATCGGCCAGGTGAACGCGCTGTCGGTACTCAGCACCACCGATCATATGTTTGGCGTACCGAATCGTATTACGGCAACCACCTGTTACGGTGAAGGCGACATTATCGATATCGAACGAAGTGTTGATCTCGGTGGCAGTATTCACTCAAAAGGCGTGATGATCCTCACCGCATACCTCCATTCGGTACTGGGTCAGAATGCTAAACTCCCGCTCACCACAACACTGACGTTTGAGCAGTCTTACGGCGGAGTCGATGGCGACAGTGCCAGTATGGCGGAGTTCTGTGCCATCCTTTCTGCTTTTTCAAAACAGCCCAACCGACAGGATATTGCGATTACCGGCTCGATGAATCAGTTTGGTGAATCACAGCCGATTGGCGGAGTGAATGAGAAAATCGAGGGGTTCTTCGATGTATGCACCATCAAAGGCCGTCGCCCACAACAGGGGGTGATTATTCCCCGCTCCAATGTACATAACCTGATGTTACGCAATGATATTGTCAATGCCATTGAAAAGCAGGAGTTCCATATCTGGGCGATAGACCATGTCACCGAAGCGATCGAAATCTTCACCGGTAAACCCGCCGGCACTGCAACGGAAGACGGTAGTTATCCGATCAATTCGATCTTTGGAATTGCCCAAGCCAAACTAAACGCAATGCGCAAGTAA
- a CDS encoding MATE family efflux transporter → MQKTVDVPQSLGRQLFKMTWPMVFGVLSLMGFQLVDSIFIAQLGVLPLAAQGFTLPMQMVIIGLQVGLGIATTSVIARVLGAGKLQDAKQLGGLILTIGSISVAVLTVLIYLLRHPILALLGATPEVFPIIDQYWTVWLISAWTGATLYFLYSICRANGNTILPGTMMMVTSLVNLILDPIFIFSFDLGINGAALATICAFGVGIAVVTVKVLSRNWMSFQWEGLDIRASVKSILQVMGPATVSQLLPPVSSMMATHILASFGNEPVAAWAVGSRFEFFSLVAVLALTMAMPPMVARMLGERKITEIRHLVGIAVRFVLIFQTVFAVLVFFLASSIVAWMADVAMIQQLLRWHLIFVPISLGPLGICMLMVSIQNALAKSYTALVISALRLFVFFLPCLWIGAQIAELKGIYLGSMVGNILAGLCAWLIYRRTIRQIEQTSSD, encoded by the coding sequence ATGCAGAAAACTGTAGATGTTCCGCAATCACTGGGTCGCCAGCTTTTCAAAATGACTTGGCCTATGGTCTTTGGTGTACTTTCTCTGATGGGATTCCAGTTGGTTGACAGTATTTTCATCGCGCAATTGGGCGTGTTGCCACTGGCTGCCCAAGGGTTCACATTGCCGATGCAAATGGTCATCATTGGTTTGCAGGTCGGGCTGGGAATCGCGACCACATCCGTGATTGCCCGTGTTCTGGGAGCAGGCAAGCTGCAGGATGCAAAACAGCTGGGAGGCCTGATACTGACAATCGGCAGTATTAGTGTGGCAGTGTTGACGGTGCTGATCTATCTGCTCCGCCATCCGATTCTGGCATTACTGGGCGCGACCCCGGAAGTATTCCCCATTATCGATCAATATTGGACTGTTTGGCTGATCAGTGCCTGGACCGGTGCAACGTTGTACTTCTTGTATAGTATCTGTCGTGCGAATGGCAATACGATCCTCCCCGGGACGATGATGATGGTCACCAGTTTGGTTAACTTGATTCTGGATCCAATTTTTATTTTCTCGTTTGATTTAGGAATCAATGGCGCAGCGTTGGCAACGATCTGTGCGTTTGGGGTTGGTATTGCCGTGGTTACGGTGAAAGTGTTGTCCCGCAATTGGATGTCGTTTCAATGGGAAGGGCTGGATATCCGGGCCAGTGTGAAGTCGATTTTACAGGTGATGGGACCGGCAACAGTGAGTCAGCTACTTCCGCCTGTTTCTTCGATGATGGCAACTCACATTCTGGCGTCATTCGGCAATGAACCCGTTGCTGCATGGGCGGTGGGGTCGCGGTTTGAGTTTTTCTCGCTGGTGGCTGTATTGGCACTTACGATGGCAATGCCGCCAATGGTTGCCAGAATGCTTGGTGAGCGAAAAATTACTGAGATTCGTCATCTGGTCGGAATCGCAGTGCGGTTTGTACTGATTTTTCAGACTGTATTTGCAGTATTGGTCTTTTTTCTGGCGAGTTCGATTGTGGCGTGGATGGCTGATGTTGCGATGATCCAACAATTACTCCGGTGGCATCTGATCTTTGTTCCGATCAGTCTTGGCCCGCTGGGAATTTGTATGTTGATGGTATCGATCCAAAATGCGTTGGCAAAATCATACACCGCGTTGGTGATCTCTGCGTTGCGGCTGTTTGTCTTCTTCCTTCCTTGCTTGTGGATCGGTGCGCAAATAGCGGAACTGAAAGGTATCTATCTCGGATCGATGGTCGGCAACATCTTGGCGGGTCTGTGTGCCTGGTTGATCTATCGGAGAACGATACGGCAGATTGAACAAACGTCATCTGACTGA